The following are encoded in a window of Halosolutus halophilus genomic DNA:
- a CDS encoding adenylate kinase, which translates to MAQPRILILGAPGAGKGTQSQKITDEFDVDHVTTGDALRANKDMDISDMDTEYDTPREYMDRGELVPDEVVNAIVDEALSAADGFVLDGYPRNLEQAEELDEMTDLDVVLYLDVSEEELVHRLTGRRIDPETGEIYHVEYNPPEDPDVEARLEQRDDDTEETVRERLRVFRENTEPVIDHYDEQGDLERIDGEQAPDEVWADVKATIEDAA; encoded by the coding sequence ATGGCACAGCCACGAATCCTCATCCTGGGTGCACCCGGGGCGGGAAAGGGGACACAGAGCCAGAAGATCACCGACGAGTTCGACGTCGACCACGTTACCACCGGCGACGCGCTCCGCGCGAACAAGGACATGGACATCTCCGACATGGACACGGAGTACGACACGCCACGCGAGTACATGGACCGGGGCGAACTGGTCCCCGACGAGGTCGTCAACGCGATCGTCGACGAGGCCCTCTCGGCGGCCGACGGCTTCGTCCTGGACGGCTACCCGCGGAACCTCGAACAGGCCGAGGAACTCGACGAGATGACCGATCTCGACGTCGTCCTCTATCTCGACGTGAGCGAGGAGGAACTCGTGCATCGGTTGACGGGTCGGCGGATAGATCCCGAGACCGGCGAGATCTACCACGTCGAGTACAACCCGCCGGAGGATCCGGACGTCGAAGCCCGACTCGAACAGCGCGACGACGACACCGAGGAGACCGTTCGCGAACGGCTGCGCGTGTTCCGCGAGAACACCGAACCCGTCATCGACCACTACGACGAGCAGGGGGACCTCGAACGGATCGACGGCGAGCAGGCACCGGACGAGGTCTGGGCGGACGTGAAGGCGACGATCGAGGACGCCGCGTAA